Within the Erigeron canadensis isolate Cc75 chromosome 6, C_canadensis_v1, whole genome shotgun sequence genome, the region GAAGGACATATAACAAATTTGTTTATTGCATACCCGTTATCAATTAAATTAGCCCGTGCCTTATCGAGTTTGTTTGTGATGGATTgcacttacaaaacaaatatatataacatgccTCTTCTTGATATTATTCGAGTTTCATGCTTTAATACTTCTTTTTATTCCGGGTTTGCTTTTTTGGAACGAGAGGATGAAGAAAATTACATGTGGGCATTGAATTCATTTAAAAAGATATTGTTGGTCAACAGAATTGCCCGTTTGTTATTGTGACAGATAGGGAATTGGCATTGATGAATGCCATAAAGAATGTATATCCAACCACCACAAATCTTTTGTGTGTTTGGCACATTGAAAAAAATGTGTTGGCAAATTGCAAGAAGTATTTTGGATGTGCCAAAGAGTTTGATATGTTTATGTTAAGGTGGAATAATATAGTGTATTCAACAACAGCAGCTGAATTTGTGAGAAATTGGGGAGAACTCCGAGCATTTTGTAGTGATAAGATAAAAGTGATCGAGTACCTAGAGAACACATGGTTAACTTGGAAAGAAAGATTTGTTTGTGCTTGGACCGACAAAAGCTTACATTTTGGCAACCGTTCATCCTCAAGAGGTGAAGGTGCTCATGCCAAATTAAAGCAATATTTGCAAGTTTCTACCGGTGGTTTTCAAGAAGTAAAAGATAAAATGTCTCTTGCAATCGAACATGAATTCAACGAGATCAAAGTGAAACTTTCAAGTGAGAAAATTCATGTCGTTCATGATTCTAATATACCGCTTTTTAGGGAACTTTTGTATCGTGTATCTCATTTTGCTTTGAAAGAGATTTATGAGCAATATAAAAGGTTTAAACAAGGTAATACTCACAAttcttatatttttactttgttATGCATTCTGAAAGTTTTCTTAAATTATACTGTATTATCTATGTCTTTGCAGGCAACATGGCTCTTTGCACTGGTCATTTTATGGAAACCATGGGTCTTCCATGTTCCCACAAAATAGAAGAGTGGCATGGAAGGTCACTTCCATTGGAGCTTATCCATCCAAATTGGAGGATTGATACATTAAGTCTAACTAGAGATTTTGATTCACACAATGATGACAATGACATATTTGAGCAGTTGCTAAATGAGTTGCATTTAAAGTTCCAAATATGGCCTGAGAACAAGAAAGAGTTTGCTACTAAGATGATTACTAAACTTATTGACAAATCCGATACACTTTTTGAGCCAAGAATTCAACGAGCAAAAGGAAGACCACCAAAATCGAAAAAGAAAAGGGGAATAACTTCGACGAGAAGAGATTTATCAAGGTTTGAGCATGTGGAATCATCACAAACAAACAACTCGTCAATGTCTACTTGTGTCGAAAGAACCAATGGAACAACTAATGAATATAGTTATATCTTTCATGACAACAATTCACTTGATTTAAATTTATACTCAGATTTATCAAGTGAATATATGTTGTTAGAGTAGTAAGATAGCCTTGACTCTTGACAATGATCTTTTGTATGTTCGACAGGCACTCTTGGAAACTTGTACGCTGATCAGTTTTTGCTCTTTTGTTTTGTGCTCGTATTCTATACAAGTTTAGATACAGGCCTGTTGTATGCTTTTGAAACATCTTTTATGTAAAAGCTTTGACTGCTAATGTATTGATTTGGTTGAATGTATGCACTTTTTGTTGATTTACTTCATAGATATAAagcttatgtttttattaaaaaatttaaatattggAATAACTCATTTATTTGTATTGATTGTAATGATCAGAAATTGAAATGAGCgtgaaaaatgatttgaaagaaaaaaagacgtATATGAAATGGAAATGCAGGTGGGGAGGAATGAattaaaaaatgagaaagaaatagataaaagttaaaatacatAAGATGAGATAAGGGCATATTGGgaatattataaaatttgtgGTAAATCTGATAAATATATTGATACTATTATCAGCCCctataaaaatatgataatgtaaaaatatttgtattttatcaAATAGTAAAAATGAACAATTCTAACAAATGTCACAGTACTGCAACTTGCATGAGCTATATGGATTATGAGGTATAGTAATTGGATATCAACTATTATTTTACATAATCGGCCATATGGCGTTAAATTCTCCTCAACCCCAT harbors:
- the LOC122604112 gene encoding uncharacterized protein LOC122604112, translated to MENQMNSTELSSRVTPNDEKLYLASSKFELSDELLTSAREFYASKGNGLTIRNSKKDKFIILQCDRSGSPRIEENKIRSTNTRLINCPFRLTCKKGSHGSWIFHAKDLTHNHEPSIDTSGHPSFRRLSADSIQVVKNMTLAGIPPRQILSSLRQQSPNLPAVSRTIYNLKAKFRKDSLGNRSKNCPFVIVTDRELALMNAIKNVYPTTTNLLCVWHIEKNVLANCKKYFGCAKEFDMFMLRWNNIVYSTTAAEFVRNWGELRAFCSDKIKVIEYLENTWLTWKERFVCAWTDKSLHFGNRSSSRGEGAHAKLKQYLQVSTGGFQEVKDKMSLAIEHEFNEIKVKLSSEKIHVVHDSNIPLFRELLYRVSHFALKEIYEQYKRFKQGNMALCTGHFMETMGLPCSHKIEEWHGRSLPLELIHPNWRIDTLSLTRDFDSHNDDNDIFEQLLNELHLKFQIWPENKKEFATKMITKLIDKSDTLFEPRIQRAKGRPPKSKKKRGITSTRRDLSRFEHVESSQTNNSSMSTCVERTNGTTNEYSYIFHDNNSLDLNLYSDLSSEYMLLE